From one Maridesulfovibrio frigidus DSM 17176 genomic stretch:
- the tmcA gene encoding acidic tetraheme cytochrome c3 TmcA, with protein sequence MLKRVFTIAAVVACVFLYMVPAFCQDEITFLQDPAFVHPTRPAAVFAHDEHNEKAGIEDCAACHHVWEDGKLVEDESSEDEKCSSCHQVKPESGKTGLRNAYHKLCSNCHIEKDLGPVTCAGCHPNGGAAPSGH encoded by the coding sequence ATGTTAAAACGAGTATTCACTATTGCGGCCGTTGTCGCCTGTGTCTTTCTCTACATGGTGCCCGCATTTTGTCAGGATGAAATCACATTCCTGCAAGATCCTGCATTCGTGCATCCAACACGCCCTGCCGCGGTGTTCGCTCATGATGAACACAACGAAAAGGCTGGAATTGAAGACTGTGCCGCTTGTCACCACGTGTGGGAAGACGGTAAGCTAGTTGAAGATGAAAGTTCCGAAGATGAGAAATGTTCTTCCTGTCATCAGGTTAAGCCTGAGTCTGGAAAAACAGGACTTCGCAACGCTTATCATAAGCTATGTTCAAACTGTCATATCGAAAAAGATTTAGGTCCTGTTACTTGTGCCGGTTGCCATCCAAATGGTGGAGCCGCTCCTTCAGGTCACTAG